Proteins from one Coregonus clupeaformis isolate EN_2021a unplaced genomic scaffold, ASM2061545v1 scaf2056, whole genome shotgun sequence genomic window:
- the LOC121543344 gene encoding gamma-secretase-activating protein-like translates to MWCQVYSRKRRPWEESKNTQRPLTLGSSTLKGMEESSTPGKGRQGPPGSGNTTPIPDRISSSTLFDKQVCVSSCSLNKEETLLAVSLAQWTRTEERLRPVTKCLTLLIEIHPINNIKVLKAVDCRVRVQFIHPDTERDSVLESHLLLVAEDGYVEQLHVMLVRQEGYRVVMLNPECLAKDRVAEEFSWVQWDSQTQRLFYLTYREKAVLKCVQFYHDHNCETLFELALELPFNPFTCMRFVNLGFDHHQETQHEREEMRMVVITNKIGSMCVCYIQPAGANQEITYTIVLVHRGCSKTFSVALDDTPIPWTTELLPLFIPIGYYVVVYLAGHFLHCINTRQQELLCHSLFLSGVDAELGVLGSDSVVLSLPESSLLDLNTGMMYTADLNPSFLLDLLHCSHSRPDAQRLAALHCLQLYMGPNATLQLKIIDWICDNVMPFDTFDQIQEFILASLYRIIYKKSLSLDEVLPYSSVFEKKKVPENLDQVPGVTCTTELHAEPVFKGKARSLQGYWEELQWSTEKMKYFEAVPNPRYRTSQILPEWTKLLATLKSEKKKSSNYLRHIEENTRKVLSMVDSWNLDQKVVLLFQEEDSQQRALIGLMVDKLREHLNRHLPRLGKKKIDVLVVNYVAKLLELIRHMLESVWLKYKLGPLVLCLKQQGSSAEWAVFHLMCRILEATKTLCLPLPPGKKNPVEPSQYNSAYS, encoded by the exons ATGTGGTGTCAAGTATATTCAAGAAAGAGGCGACCGTGGGAGGAATCAAAG AATACTCAGCGACCGTTGACACTCGGATCCTCAACATTGAAAGGGATGGAGGAGTCCTCTACTCCTGGAAA ggGGCGACAGGGACCACCAGGATCGGGAAATACGACCCCAATACCAGACAGAATAAG CTCCTCTACACTTTTTGACAAGCAGGTGTGTGTCAGCAGCTGTTCTCTGAATAAGGAGGAGACTCTGCTGG CGGTCAGTTTGGCACAGTGGACAAGGACAGAGGAGCGCCTCAGACCAG TTACAAAATGTCTGACCCTCCTCATTGAGATCCATCCCATAAAcaacattaaggtcctgaaggCTGTTGACTGCCGGGTCAGAGTTCAG TTCATCCATCCAGACACAGAGAGGGACTCAGTGCTGGAGAGTCACCTGCTGCTGGTAGCAGAAGATGGCT ATGTGGAGCAGCTCCATGTGATGCTGGTCAGACAGGAGGGTTACAGAGTG GTGATGTTGAACCCAGAGTGCCTGGCCAAAGACAGGGTGGCAGAGGAGTTCAGCTGGGTCCAGTGGGACAGCCAGACACAGAGACTCTTCTACCTCACATACAGG GAAAAAGCTGTGCTGAAATGTGTGCAATTCTACCATGACCACAACTGTGAGACCTTG TTTGAGCTTGCACTGGAGTTGCCCTTTAACCCTTTCACCTGTATGAG GTTTGTTAACCTGGGCTTTGACCATCACCAAGAGACACAGCATGAACGAGAGGAGAtgaggatggtggtgatcaccaaTAAAATAG ggagtatgtgtgtgtgttacatccaGCCTGCTGGGGCCAACCAGGAGATCACATACACCATAGTCCTGGTGCACAGAG GATGCAGTAAAACGTTCTCAGTGGCGCTGGATGACACCCCTATTCCATGGACCACAGAGCTCCTCCCTCTATTCATCCCTATTG GTTACTACGTGGTGGTCTACCTGGCTGGTCACTTCCTGCACTGTATCAACACCAGACAACAGGAGCTGCTCTGCcacagtctcttcctctcag GTGTTGATGCAGAGCTGGGTGTGTTGGGATCAGACAGTGTGGTGTTGTCTCTACCTGAGTCCTCTCTGCTGGACCTGAACACAGGCATGATGTACACTGCAGACCTCAACCCCTCATTTCTACTGGACCTACTGCACTGCAG CCACAGTAGACCTGACGCCCAACGCCTGGCTGCACTGCACTGTCTGCAGCTCTACATGGGGCCCAACGCTACACTACAACTGAAG ATCATAGATTGGATCTGTGACAATGTGATGCCGTTCGACACCTTCGATCAAATTCAGGAGTTTATTCTGG CGTCACTGTACAGGATCATCTATAAGAAGTCTCTCAGTCTGGATGAAGTTCTACCCTACTCCTCTGTGTTTGAGAAGAAGAAGGTACCTGAGAATCTAGACCAGGTCCCTGGTGTCACCTGCACCACAGAGCTCCATGCTGAACCAGTGTTCAAAGGAAAG GCCAGAAGTCTCCAGGGCTATTGGGAAGAGCTACAGTGGAGCACAGAGAAGATGAAGTACTTTGAGGCGGTTCCAAACCCACGATACAGAACATCTCAGATTCTTCCAGAATGGACCAAGCTGCTCGCTACCCTG AAGTCGGAGAAGAAGAAGTCTTCTAACTATCTGCGTCACATTGAGGAGAACACCAGGAA AGTTCTGTCGATGGTGGACAGCTGGAATCTAG ATCAGAAAGTGGTTCTGTTGTTCCAGGAGGAGGACAGCCAGCAGAGGGCGCTCATAGGCCTG ATGGTGGACAAGCTGAGAGAGCACCTCAACAGACACCTGCCTCGTCTGGGGAAGAAGAAGATCGATGTGCTGGTGGTGAACTACGTGGCcaagctg ctggagCTGATCAGACACATGCTGGAGTCTGTATGGCTGAAGTACAAACTGGGCCCTCTGGTGCTGTGCTT AAAGCAGCAGGGCAGTTCAGCAGAGTGGGCCGTGTTTCACCTGATGTGTCGGATACTGGAGGCTACAAAGACTCtgtgtctccccctccctcctggtAAGAAGAACCCTGTTGAACCTTCTCAATATAACAGTGCTTATTCAT